The following is a genomic window from Perognathus longimembris pacificus isolate PPM17 chromosome 20, ASM2315922v1, whole genome shotgun sequence.
ACGTGCTGCGCATCGAGTACCTGTACCGCCGCGGACGCCGGCAGCTGCAGCTGCTGCGCTCGAGCCACGCCACCGCCATGGGCGCCTTCGTGCGCCCTCGGGGCCCGGTCGAGGAGCAGGACGACGCCACCGCCGCCGGAGCCCCCGGGACCCCGCCTGACCACGTTCACAGACCGAGGGAACCTCACGACCACACGGGGGCACCCGAGACCGGTGACCGGCGAAGGAGTCCCCCTCTCGGTGGCGCCCGGGGTGCGGCCTGATAGTTTGGGGGAAGACTGGAAACTCACCTGATGGAAGGTGAGAGGTCCTGAGAACAGCTGAAGGCCTGTGCCTGGTGACCGatcagacccccccccctcctccacacacacaccatccgcCCTGTGAAGACTTGGAGTGGCCCGGGACGTTCACAGGCAGGACAGTGTCAAACTGACATCTACTTACCCCAGCTCATGGGGAGCCCAGACGCACATGCTCTCCAAAACTTTGTGTGTGCAAGTGCCTACGTGCCAGTCCATGTACCACCTTCGCTCAGCGGTCGGCACCTCTTtgtgttttgagacaagatcttactaggtagcccaggctggcttcaaactctagaTCCTCctttgcctcagcttcccaagtgctggcattATGAGTGTGTACGGCCATGGCCATGTCCAGCAAAGATGGGATTCCAAGTAAGAGGACTAGTGTCGATAAAGGCCTAGTGGGAGCAAAGTGGGAAGAATACTGAGTTCCAGGTAGGACCTGTGGTGCCCTAGAGCACAAGTCTGCGATAATAGCATGTGGCATCTGCTTGGCTTTCTGTACTGTTAGGCTTTAGCCACCTGTTTCATTCAGCCCATTTTGTTCAAGAAGGTGTTCCTGACTTATAGTGATGTTCAtttgttttgcagtgctggggatggaacccagggccttgcacatgcatTCTACCAccgagctatatccccagccccaaggtgacCACCCTGTTAATGCTATGCTGGCTCCATCTCAAGGTAAAAGCCAAAGTTCTGAAAGTGGCCGATTGGGGTCTTACTCATTCAGCCTCCATTGCATCCCTCAGTCTCATCTCCCACCTCTTCCTCACCCCTGGCTCATGACCTTGAGTCCCAATTAGCTCCAAGATAGGGCCTTTGAGCCAGGCTGCAGGCCATGTGCAAGACAGGCTTCTTGGGTTAGGTGATCATACAGGTGGGTGTTGAGAACAGCGGGCTTTCTCAAGTagagaggatggggaggggcaCACGGCATGAACCCTAGAACTGGAGGGCCAGCCTGGAATCCCAGTTGCAGCGCTGCTTAGTGGTTACATGTGATTAAATGATCACCAAGTGATACTTGCCTCAAGGTCCTGATCAAAGAAATGGGTGTGGTCTGCCTTGGTCACATGGCTGTAAGGGTGACCCATTGAATTAAATATACATTGTCACAGCAGCTGATCATACCTGTCCCACTCCCATGCCCctctgccttaagcaaaaaagctaagggacagcacccaggccctgagttcagaccccagtaccaacacatacacaaaagaccaacagcaacaactaaataaataaaaattgaccaAGGAAACAAAGTTTTGtggtgtggaattttccacttgtggcATAGTGTTTGTTGTGCAGAAAGTTCCAGAACTTAGAACATTTCAGATTACTGATGATCAGTATCTCATGGTTCATCCTtatctttgcttgtttgtttgtttgttttgttttgttttccagtcctcaggcttgaactcagggcttgggcactctcagcctctgtgctcaaggctagtgctctaccacttgagccacaactatacTTCCTACATAAAAGTCTTAATGAGAAGTTGGACAGCACACCTGTAGTAACTCTAACACTGTGGAGGCAAACGCATCAGGAGACTCAGGAGGCAGGGCGTGCAAGGTCGGCCCCAGCTGcatagcaagattctgtctcaaaagcaaacagaaaacctCTTATGTATATTTTCTCAGAATTTGTAATTAGATAAAACCTGCTTTCTGGAAAACATTTGGCCTTTTTTACAGATCTGATCACCCCACTGGAAGGCACAGAATATcttatctctttttctctctccagggtttcactatgtaacagactggtcttgaacccaggaccttcctGCTTCTACCACCTGAGTGccggaattacaggcatgtaccaccactccTGAATGCCTGAAGGCTACTCTTGCCACCACTAGACTTAAGgaagaaaccaaaacaagaacTGAGGTGGATATATCCTTTGTGGCCCTGGATCAAGTTGTGCCTGAAGTCCTAAACTTCTTAATTACTCATAGAAATAAACTCCCATTTCTGTTTAAAGTCAGTAAGGGCTGAGTTTCAGTCCTTTTCCCTGTGTGTCAATTCTTTGTGTCTGTTAGGGTGAGGCCACAGCATTGAGTAGTAGTGAAAATTCATAGAGACAGAATCTGTGTGAAATGAACATCCAGAAGACCACCATAGAACTCGCCTCTGTTCTTGAGTCTGATGCAGTTCCTACCTCTTCCCAAACCTTAACTAGAGTCCCCATCTCCATGACAGAATCCCTGGTGTTGTCAAGACCCTGAGAAGGCCAggaaccaatggctcacgcctataatcctagctactcaggaggctgaggtctgaggatcaagatttgaaatcAATCAGTCCAAGAGACTATCTCCAAGCAACCTGCAAAATACTTCATTGGAAGtgtggaccaagtggtagagagccagccatgagCCAGAAACTTGAATAAAAGCtcaaaaccctgaattcaagtcctggtaccagtacatttttaaaaataaataattttttaaataagggatGGTGCCatgctcaagtagtagtgtgcctGCCCAGCaatcatgaggtcctgagttaatTCCCAGTACCTAATAGTAATCATCATGGCAAGAGCTCCTAGATGGATGAGTGAGACCCTGGAGCAGGTGCTGACAGCTGCTCACCCACAGTACTTTCCTCTAGCTGCCAGGTACAGGCACTTGTCCTGCTTTGcctgaaggaggggctggggaggccagGCCTCAGGGTCAGTCCTCAATGTCAAACGGAAGGTGGTATATCAATGCCATAACTTTTTTACCTGTTGGATGGAGCAACTTAAGAGTATGTTTTACGTAGTTCCCTGGCAGCATCCAGTGGGGTGGCACTCGGGCTCCCAGAACAGCAAGCAGCCCACTAACCCACCCAGTTttggccatttttgttttgtttttgttttcccagtcctggggcttggactcagggtctgagcactgtccctggcttcttttttgctcaaggctagcactctaccacttgagccacagtgccacagctttttctatatatgtggtgctgaggaatcaaacccagggcttcatgtatacgaggtgagcactctaccactaggccatattctcagcccaagttttggccttttttggttggttggtcatggggcttgaactctgggcctgggtgctgtccctgagctcttcagctcaaggctagctagtgttctaccactctagccacagcaccacttctggttttctggttaattggagataagagtctcaccggctgcccgggctggttttgaactgtgatcttcagatctcaacctcctgagatgaCAGGTCACCGACGCCTGGCCCAGTTTTGGCTTCTCTGACTCACATCCTCATTCCCTGCCGCCCCCTCCTAGGGAGGGACCCCAAATCTATCACTTGTGCTTGAATCTGTCTCCAGGTCTGAGGAAAACAAACCCAAGATAGCTTGTCCTCTGTCATGCTCAAAACAAAGGGGTCTCCAGAAGGGGCTGCATCCCAGATTTCAGGTGACTCAGTACCTCCACAcactttttattatattattattttatttttttgccactcctggggcttgaactcagggtctgagcactgtccctggcttcctttttgctcaaggctagcactctaccacttgagccacagcaccacttctggctttttctgtttatatggtgctgaggaatcgaacccagggcttcatgtatgcaaggtgagcactctaccgctaagccatattcccagccctccacaccCCTTTAGACAGTGACTGTTTATTCCCCATGTCCTGGCTAGGTGCTCAGACTGGGGGGAGACCATTGACGTAGCTAAGTACCAGGTAGGGGGTCCTGGCCAGTTGGGCATGAGAGCAGCAGAGTCCCCCAGACATGCGCAGAAGCACCATGGCACCcaccagaaggaagaagagaaggagcaaGGTCAAAGGCCACCTGGAAGCAGGAACAAGGACCCTGAGAATGAAATGCACAATATCAGAGTGGACTACTGCCATGAGCCctgtccctccacccacccctagGTTCCTCTCAAACATCTTACCCAGGGTCCTCCTCCAGCATCACATCCTGCATGCTGGGCGGGGCTCGCCTCTTTCTGTCCTGAGGGAGGGCAGCCCACAGAGGAAGGGACAGATGGGACCCTTAGCATGCATTTGCCTAGTACTGCAGACCTACAAGGCTGGTCTTAttcctcttctttcctggaaCCCCAGAACTCCACAGGGACTCAAACTTTCTCCAGGTGTGGATGACTACCTGCCCTCCACAACACTCAGCCCATCCCTCCCTTCAGTGGTTCAACTGGGTAGAGGGAGGGCAGTTGTCAGCCCCTCACTTTCAGACCTGCAGGCAAAGCCCAATCTCCTCTGCGCCACTTTCAGGATTGGACATGAAACCTAGCCTTAGCCAATGGGAGTTTTGGAGCTCTCTgactggttcaagtggcagcccATGGACCCACACTAGGCAAGTAGACTCAACCTAGGGTTTAGCTGCGGCCAGCAGGTCTCAGGCCCTCTCCTCCTGGGTAAAACAATGCCATTTAGCTGAGCAGGATGCCACTTGGGGGATGAAGAGCCTAAGTGACATTAGAGGTCCCTGATAAAGACAAACTCACCTGAGACTTCTGGAG
Proteins encoded in this region:
- the Sdhaf1 gene encoding succinate dehydrogenase assembly factor 1, mitochondrial, whose translation is MSRLSRMQKQILSLYRELLRAGRGKPGAEARVRAEFRQHAGLPRSDVLRIEYLYRRGRRQLQLLRSSHATAMGAFVRPRGPVEEQDDATAAGAPGTPPDHVHRPREPHDHTGAPETGDRRRSPPLGGARGAA